Proteins encoded by one window of Enterococcus saccharolyticus subsp. saccharolyticus:
- the tsaB gene encoding tRNA (adenosine(37)-N6)-threonylcarbamoyltransferase complex dimerization subunit type 1 TsaB has protein sequence MKILAIDTSNQTMAVAVTEDQRLLGQLQTTVNKNHSKTLMPAIETLMRELDLTPQALDRIVVAQGPGSYTGLRIGVTTAKTLADTLNIELVGVSSLATVAGNCVGRNEWIVPLFDARRQNVYAGAYQWQQGQLVNVLPEQHIALDALLTKLQGQEVYFVGEDVQKFQEIIAEKIPTAICNTVLAWNYPSGVVLAELGKQAPVVDAHPFLPNYLKRVEAEEKWLESHEIGEESYVEKI, from the coding sequence ATGAAGATACTTGCAATAGATACATCGAATCAAACGATGGCAGTTGCAGTGACAGAAGACCAACGTCTATTGGGACAACTGCAAACAACTGTCAATAAAAACCACAGTAAAACATTGATGCCAGCAATTGAAACACTGATGCGAGAGCTTGATTTAACACCACAAGCATTGGATCGCATTGTCGTTGCTCAAGGGCCAGGTTCGTATACTGGTTTGCGCATTGGGGTAACCACAGCCAAAACTTTAGCAGATACATTAAATATTGAATTGGTTGGTGTGTCTAGTCTAGCAACAGTTGCTGGCAATTGTGTTGGTCGCAATGAATGGATTGTACCGCTTTTTGATGCACGTCGCCAAAATGTCTATGCTGGAGCCTATCAATGGCAACAAGGACAATTAGTCAACGTATTGCCTGAGCAACACATTGCTTTAGACGCCTTATTGACAAAATTACAAGGACAAGAAGTTTATTTTGTTGGGGAAGATGTCCAAAAATTCCAAGAAATCATTGCGGAAAAAATCCCTACAGCAATTTGTAATACCGTCTTAGCTTGGAATTATCCAAGTGGCGTTGTATTAGCTGAATTAGGGAAACAAGCACCGGTAGTGGACGCCCATCCTTTTTTACCAAATTATTTAAAACGTGTGGAAGCTGAAGAAAAATGGTTAGAATCCCACGAAATTGGAGAAGAAAGTTATGTTGAAAAGATTTAA